TCCGGGACCTGGGCCCCGAGCCGTTCGACCGGTCGCTGACAGGTACGACCTTCCACCGGTCGCTAGCCACCAGTCGACGACGGATCAAGACCAAGCTCCTGTCACAGCGACCGATCGCCGGCATCGGAAACATCTACGCCGACGAGGCGCTCTGGCGGTCGGGCATCCACCCCGGCGCCCGCCGGCTGGGTACGGAGCGGTCCGACCGCCTCCTCGGACACCTCCGGGACGTGCTCACCGAGGCGCTGGACAACGGCGGCACCACGTTGCGGGACTACCGCACGCCGGACCGGGGCACGGGTCGGAACCAGCACCGCCTGGACTGCTACGGGAGGGCGGGTCGACCCTGCCGGACCTGCGGCGACGTCCTCACCTCGAGGTCCATCGACCAGCGCACCGCCACCTGGTGCCCGACCTGCCAGGCCCGGTGACCGACCGTCGGGGGTGCCCCGACCGTCGGTATGCCGACCTCTACGCTCGACGCCGTGAGCCAAACCCGCCGACGCCGCATCGCGCTCCCGATCGCGGTGCTGGTGGTCGGCCTGGCGACGGTCCCTGCCGTCGCCGGTCCGTACGACGACGAGATCGCCGACCTGAGAACCGACATCGTGGGCCGGGAAGCCGAAATCGCCGACCAACGGGACCGCATCGAGGACCAGCACGACCTCATCTCCCGGTATGAGGACGACCTGGTCGGCCTGGACCAGCAGATCGTCGACACCGATGCGCTGATCGGTGCCGAGGACACCGAACTCCTGATCCTCCCCGTGCGCATGGAGCTGCTCGCCGACCGCTTCATCCACGTGCTCGCCTCCCGTACCGAGCCGGCGATGCTCCACCAGACCATGGCCATCGACGCCTACCTCAGGAACAACGAGCGCATGAACGCGGTGCTGACACAGTCCGCCCACCTGGCCGCCGACTCCCTCGACGGGGTACGCGACCGGATGCTCTACGACTCGGTGATCGAGGAGTCCCAACGCCGCCTCGACCTCATCGACGCCGAACTGCGGCTGTCGGCCGATGCGGTCCGGGGCCTACGGGTGCTCGTAGACGAAGCCGAGGAGAGACGACTCCAGGCCGTCGACGCCCGCTCCAACACCGTGGACTCGAAGCCGGCCATCCGGGTGGCGATCGGTGATGCCCGGACGGCCATCGCCGATGCCCGGACGGCGATCGGTGGGTACGAGGCGGAGATTGGTGGGTACGAGGCGGAGATCCTCCGGCTGGAACGGCTGGCGGTCGCCCGCACCTGGACCGGGGTCCAGGGCATCGACCTCGAACGCCCGGCCCTTGCCGTCAAGATCGACAACGTCACCCGGGCCCACCCCCAGTCTGGCGTAAACGTCGCCGACGTCGTCTACGAGGAGATCGTGGAGGGCGGGGTCACCCGGCTGGTCGCCGTGTTCCAGTCCACGTCGGCCGACATGGTCGGGCCGGTCCGGTCGGCCCGGACGTCCGACCCGCCACTCCTGGCCGCCTTCGACCATCCCCTCTTCGCCTACTCGGGAGCCAACAGGGGCACCCGGACGGAGCTCGCCGAATCCACGATCACCGACGTCGGCTACGACACGCTCACTGACGAGTACTGGCGGGACAGGAGCCGCCGTCCACCGCACAACCTCTACACCTCCACCGATGCACTCTGGGCGCACCACAGCGGACGCACCGCGGTCCCGCCGGCGCCGTTCATCCACCGCTACCCGGAGCAACCCCTCCACCCTTCGGCCGAGTCGGCAACCGGTGTCAGCATCGACTTCGGCCTGACCGAGGTCGACTACGACTGGAACGGCACCGGATGGGCCCGTACCCACGGCGGCAACCCGCACGTGGACGACGAGGGCGTGCGGGTGGCGCCTGCCAACGTGGTCGTGCAGTTCGTCGCCTACGGCTGGAGCAAGGCCGACTCCCGCTCTCCCGAGGCGAGGACCACCGGAACCGGCATGGCGTGGGTGTTCACCGACGGCCACGTGGTCGTGGGCGAGTGGAACCGGCCCGACGAGTCCCTCCCGGCCACCTTCTCCGCCGACGGCGAGGCGATCCGGCTCTCACCCGGCAACACCTGGGTAGCTCTGGCCAGGAAGAACACCGCCACCTGGCGGGACTGAGCCCGGGATCGCCGGATACGTTCGACGCGTCGTGTCGAACGGTTCGGCTCAGGCGGGTGCGACGAGGGCGAACACGTCGGCCGGGACCGTGCCGTCGGAGGTCACCGTCAACACCTCGATCCCTTCCCCGGTGACCAGCACCGTGTGCTCGAACTGTGCCGTCCGTCGACCATCCAGGGTCACCGCGGTCCAGTCGTCGTCCCACATCCCACACGCCGGGTCCCCGAGGGTCAGCATGGGCTCCACGGTGAACGTCATCCCCGGCTCGAGCACCGTCCAAGCACGGGGGTCGTGGTAGTGCGGAACCTGCAACCCGCTGTGGAACTCGGTGCCGATGCCGTGGCCGATGAACTCCCGCACGACTCCCAGCCCGTGTCGGTATGCGTGCCGCTCGATGGCCCGTCCGATGGCATGGACGGGCCTGCCCGGACCGGCCGCTGCGATCCCGTCGTCCATGGACACCCGGGTCTCGGCCACCAGGCGTCGATCGTGGTCCGAGACCTCGCCCACCGGGAACGTCACGGAGGTGTCACCGTGCACCCCGTCCAGGTAGATCGTGACGTCGACGTTCACGATGTCGCCGTCCGCCAGCGACCGGCTGTCCGGAATCCCGTGGCAGATCACCTCATTCACCGACGTGCAGACCGACTTCGGGTACCCGCGGTAGTTCAACGGGCTTGGGTAGCCGCCACGGGCGATGGTGGCCTCGTGGACGATCTCGTCCAGACGGTCGGTGGTGACGCCCGGCGCCACGTGGGGCCCGACCTCCAGCAGAATCTCCGCGGCGGCATGACAGGCCCGGCGCATCCGCTGGATCTCACCGGGGGTCCGGACCGACGAGGAGGTCGATGGGCCCGGATCGCCAGTGAGGGCGTAGGGCGGCCGGCCGATGGACGCCGGAACGGCACGGGTCGGACTCAGCAGCCCGGGGCGGACGGGAGGCTCCGACCGGGGAGCGAGGGGTGCCTGTCGGCGCTTCCGCTTGGCCACCGGCCGATGCTACCGGCGGCCGCAGGATGGGATAGCCAGCCGTTCGTCGGTCAGCGGAGGAACCTGCTGACGCTGTCGACCACGCAGGCCGGACGGTCGGAACCCTCGACCTCCACGGTGATCCGGATCACCGCCTGGTAGCCACCCGACACCTCGTCGACCTGGACGAGTTCGGCTCCACCCCGGACCCGGGATCCGACGACGACCGGAGACGGGAACCGGACCTTGTTCGTGCCGTAGTTGATTCCCATCGAGATGCCGTCCACGCGGACGAGGTCGGGGAGCATCTGGTTGGTCAGCGCCAACGTGAGGTAGCCGTGGGCGATGGTGGCCCCGAACGGACCGGCCGCCGCCCTCACCGGATCCACGTGGATCCACTGGTGGTCGCCTGTGGCCTCGGCGAACAGGTCGATCCGGTCCTGGTCGACCGTGATCCAGTCGCCGTACCCCAGGTGGGTACCCACGGCGCCGGGGAGTTCGTCGGGGCTTGAGAAGACGGTCGTCATCACTGTTCTCCATCTCGAATCGGCGTCGGACGATGCGTCGTCGGTCGCCATGCCGGCCGCATCCACGATGGTGGCCGACACTACGCTTCGCGTCGACCGAGTGGCCCGACGGGCTGCGCCGAGAGCGCTAACAGGAGGTGCCATGGCCGCATCCGGTGGTGT
This genomic window from Acidimicrobiales bacterium contains:
- the mutM gene encoding bifunctional DNA-formamidopyrimidine glycosylase/DNA-(apurinic or apyrimidinic site) lyase yields the protein MPELPEVEMVRRQLEPLVSGVEILGGWSHPSEKFASAPEAAGHRISEVSRRGKYLLFGLEGVANHLGTERELVVHLGMTGSLYVDPTPPDDAYVRARWLLGDGRHLWFRDVRRFGRIAVVRRGDHRSLPTLRDLGPEPFDRSLTGTTFHRSLATSRRRIKTKLLSQRPIAGIGNIYADEALWRSGIHPGARRLGTERSDRLLGHLRDVLTEALDNGGTTLRDYRTPDRGTGRNQHRLDCYGRAGRPCRTCGDVLTSRSIDQRTATWCPTCQAR
- a CDS encoding DUF3048 domain-containing protein, with amino-acid sequence MSQTRRRRIALPIAVLVVGLATVPAVAGPYDDEIADLRTDIVGREAEIADQRDRIEDQHDLISRYEDDLVGLDQQIVDTDALIGAEDTELLILPVRMELLADRFIHVLASRTEPAMLHQTMAIDAYLRNNERMNAVLTQSAHLAADSLDGVRDRMLYDSVIEESQRRLDLIDAELRLSADAVRGLRVLVDEAEERRLQAVDARSNTVDSKPAIRVAIGDARTAIADARTAIGGYEAEIGGYEAEILRLERLAVARTWTGVQGIDLERPALAVKIDNVTRAHPQSGVNVADVVYEEIVEGGVTRLVAVFQSTSADMVGPVRSARTSDPPLLAAFDHPLFAYSGANRGTRTELAESTITDVGYDTLTDEYWRDRSRRPPHNLYTSTDALWAHHSGRTAVPPAPFIHRYPEQPLHPSAESATGVSIDFGLTEVDYDWNGTGWARTHGGNPHVDDEGVRVAPANVVVQFVAYGWSKADSRSPEARTTGTGMAWVFTDGHVVVGEWNRPDESLPATFSADGEAIRLSPGNTWVALARKNTATWRD
- the map gene encoding type I methionyl aminopeptidase yields the protein MAKRKRRQAPLAPRSEPPVRPGLLSPTRAVPASIGRPPYALTGDPGPSTSSSVRTPGEIQRMRRACHAAAEILLEVGPHVAPGVTTDRLDEIVHEATIARGGYPSPLNYRGYPKSVCTSVNEVICHGIPDSRSLADGDIVNVDVTIYLDGVHGDTSVTFPVGEVSDHDRRLVAETRVSMDDGIAAAGPGRPVHAIGRAIERHAYRHGLGVVREFIGHGIGTEFHSGLQVPHYHDPRAWTVLEPGMTFTVEPMLTLGDPACGMWDDDWTAVTLDGRRTAQFEHTVLVTGEGIEVLTVTSDGTVPADVFALVAPA
- a CDS encoding MaoC family dehydratase codes for the protein MTTVFSSPDELPGAVGTHLGYGDWITVDQDRIDLFAEATGDHQWIHVDPVRAAAGPFGATIAHGYLTLALTNQMLPDLVRVDGISMGINYGTNKVRFPSPVVVGSRVRGGAELVQVDEVSGGYQAVIRITVEVEGSDRPACVVDSVSRFLR